A region from the Benincasa hispida cultivar B227 chromosome 12, ASM972705v1, whole genome shotgun sequence genome encodes:
- the LOC120092780 gene encoding deoxyhypusine synthase-like isoform X2 produces MVDVIVTTTGGIEEDLIKCLAPTYKGDFSLPGAVLRSKGLNRIGNLLVPNNNYCKFEDWIIPILDQMLKEQREENVLWTPSKVTRRLGREINDKSSYLYWAYKNNIPVFCPGLTDGSIGDMLYFHSYRNPGLIIDVVQDIRDMDGEAVHASPRKTGMIILGGGLPKHHICNANMMRNGADYAVFINTAQEFDGSDSGARPDEAVSWGKIRGSAKTVKVHCDATIAFPLLVAETFASRREKEKVNVGVSES; encoded by the exons ATG GTTGATGTGATTGTCACTACAACTGGTGGTATTGAAGAAGATCTTATAAAATGTCTTGCTCCCACATATAAAGGTGACTTTTCTCTTCCAGGGGCAGTTCTTCGATCAAAAGGGTTGAATCGCATTGGTAATTTATTGGTTCCTAATAATAACTACTGCAAATTTGAGGATTGGATAATCCCAATTTTGGATCAGATGTTGAAGGAACAACGTGAAGAG AATGTACTCTGGACACCATCGAAGGTAACCCGACGTTTGGGAAGAGAAATAAATGACAAGAGTTCGTATCTTTATTGGGCCTATAAG AATAATATTCCAGTCTTCTGTCCAGGATTAACAGATGGCTCAATAGGAGACATGTTGTACTTCCACTCTTATCGTAATCCTGGATTGATTATTGACGTCGTTCAAG ATATTAGGGACATGGATGGTGAAGCTGTTCATGCAAGTCCAAGGAAGACTGGAATGATAATTCTTGGTGGAGGACtcccaaaacatcatatttgCAATGCCAATATGATGCGTAACGGTGCAGACTATGCTGTCTTCATCAACACCGCTCAAGAGTTTGATGGAAGTGACTCCGGAGCCCGCCCTGATGAGGCTGTCTCTTGGGGCAAAATTCGAGGTTCGGCCAAGACTGTCAAG GTACATTGTGATGCCACAATCGCTTTCCCATTACTCGTCGCAGAAACATTTGCGTCaagaagagaaaaggaaaaggtcAATGTTGGAGTTTCGGAGAGCTGA
- the LOC120092780 gene encoding deoxyhypusine synthase-like isoform X1, with translation MENNNIMASVHAAVFKESENLEGENIKIEGYDFNQGLNYSNLIKSMISTGFQASNLGDAVEIVNQMLDWRLSDENVTEDCSEEEKDPIFRESTRCKVFLGFTSNLISSGVRETIRYLVEHHMVDVIVTTTGGIEEDLIKCLAPTYKGDFSLPGAVLRSKGLNRIGNLLVPNNNYCKFEDWIIPILDQMLKEQREENVLWTPSKVTRRLGREINDKSSYLYWAYKNNIPVFCPGLTDGSIGDMLYFHSYRNPGLIIDVVQDIRDMDGEAVHASPRKTGMIILGGGLPKHHICNANMMRNGADYAVFINTAQEFDGSDSGARPDEAVSWGKIRGSAKTVKVHCDATIAFPLLVAETFASRREKEKVNVGVSES, from the exons ATGGAGAACAATAATATTATGGCATCTGTGCATGCCGCAGTTTTTAAGGAATCAGAGAATCTTGAGGGGgaaaacatcaaaattgaaGGATATGACTTCAATCAAGGACTAAATTACTCCAACCTTATAAAGTCCATGATCTCCACTGGATTCCAAGCCTCCAATTTGGGAGATGCCGTAGAAATCGTCAATCAAATG TTAGATTGGAGGCTTTCTGATGAGAATGTAACAGAAGATTGCTCCGAGGAGGAGAAGGATCCAATCTTTAGGGAGTCGACGAGGTGCAAAGTGTTTCTTGGTTTCACTTCCAATCTTATTTCTTCTGGTGTTAGAGAAACAATTCGTTATCTTGTTGAACATCATATG GTTGATGTGATTGTCACTACAACTGGTGGTATTGAAGAAGATCTTATAAAATGTCTTGCTCCCACATATAAAGGTGACTTTTCTCTTCCAGGGGCAGTTCTTCGATCAAAAGGGTTGAATCGCATTGGTAATTTATTGGTTCCTAATAATAACTACTGCAAATTTGAGGATTGGATAATCCCAATTTTGGATCAGATGTTGAAGGAACAACGTGAAGAG AATGTACTCTGGACACCATCGAAGGTAACCCGACGTTTGGGAAGAGAAATAAATGACAAGAGTTCGTATCTTTATTGGGCCTATAAG AATAATATTCCAGTCTTCTGTCCAGGATTAACAGATGGCTCAATAGGAGACATGTTGTACTTCCACTCTTATCGTAATCCTGGATTGATTATTGACGTCGTTCAAG ATATTAGGGACATGGATGGTGAAGCTGTTCATGCAAGTCCAAGGAAGACTGGAATGATAATTCTTGGTGGAGGACtcccaaaacatcatatttgCAATGCCAATATGATGCGTAACGGTGCAGACTATGCTGTCTTCATCAACACCGCTCAAGAGTTTGATGGAAGTGACTCCGGAGCCCGCCCTGATGAGGCTGTCTCTTGGGGCAAAATTCGAGGTTCGGCCAAGACTGTCAAG GTACATTGTGATGCCACAATCGCTTTCCCATTACTCGTCGCAGAAACATTTGCGTCaagaagagaaaaggaaaaggtcAATGTTGGAGTTTCGGAGAGCTGA